The following is a genomic window from Stenotrophomonas maltophilia.
ATCTATCTCGGCGCCAGCCTGGGCCTGGCCGCGCTGCTGTGGTTCGCGGCCGTGCGCCGCTACCACAACGAGCGCCTGGCGATCTCCGGCTAAGCGCGAAAAAGGGGACGGAGGGGATTAAGTCGTATTTGCCTCTTCCGTCCCCGTTTTTCGAGGACGTCCCCTGGCCCGCATCACCACGGATCGCCCAAGGGTCTCTTCCACCCTCTGCAGGAAGGCTGCGTCCCCCAACGGTCGTTGCCTGCTGCTATGGGCACGGATGGCAGGCACGTCGGCAGACGCGCCCGTATCACGCAGGAACTGCGCATACAGTGCGGCTCTGCGTTCGGTGTCGGGCGAAATCGCCAGGAAGGCGGGGTGCGGCGTCAGCAGAGGATCATCGCGCTGGTTCAGATGGCCCTGAGCGCTGGACCACGGATGATCTTCCGCAGCGGTGACCATGCCGGCCCGGACCGGGTTGCGTTCGATGTAGCGGTACACACTGAGAAGATAGGCATCGGTATCGATCATCGAGGAATGAAAGCGGCCCTGCCAGAGCGGGCCGCTGCGTCCATGCCGCTGGTTGAAGGCCTGCACGTAGTTGTTGCCCTGCACGCGCATGGCGTTGGCCAGCCCCAGCGGCGTCGTTGGCGTGGCCAGAAGATGGATGTGGTTGCCCATCAGTACATATGCATGCAGCGCTACGTGGTACTTGTCGAATGCACTGCGCAGCAGGTGCAGGAACAGCTGCCGGTCGATATCGTCGACGAAGATTGCACCTCTGTTCACTCCGCGCTGGGTCACGTGATAGGCGTAGCCGGCCAACATCAGGCGCGCTTGTCTGGGCATGGGAATCCGCGTTTGCAAGGGAGTCCCAGCGTGCCGTGACCATCGCAGGCAAGGCCATCAGAGGTTGCCGTGCGAGGCTGTGGGGCCGGGCAGAAGCGACTTAATCCCCTCCGTCCCCTTTTCCATACCGCGCCGGCGTTACCCCCATCTCACGCTTGAACACGGCGATGAAGGCGCTGGGCGTGTCGTAGCCCAGCGACAGCGCAACACGGATCACCGACTCACCCATCAGCAGGTGTGGCAACGCCAGCAGCACGCGAAGTCGCTGCCGCCACTGGCTCAGCGTCATACCGGTCTCGGCCAGCCAATGGCGGGCAAGGCTGCGGCTGGACAGCCCGCCGCTGGCGGACCAGTCCTCGATGCTGCGGTTGTCGTGCGGGGCGCGCGCCAGTGCGGCGGCGATCCGCCGCAGGCGTCGGTCGCGCGGTTGCGGCAGGGCAAGCGGTAGCGGTGTGCTGGCAGTGATCTCATCGGCGATCACGCCGGCCAGGCGTTCCTGCGCCGCGTCCAGTGCCCGTTGCTGCCATTGCAGCGCCCGCATCGTCGCGGCCTGCAACAGCGTGCTGGGCTGGAAAATGCGCGGTGTCGTGGGCAGTTCCATGCAGGCCGCAGCGCTGAAGTACAGGCTCCAGCCATCGAACCCGTCCGCGCCCACCAGTGCGTGGGGCAGCGAGGGCGGAATCCAGGCGACGTGCCCCGCCGGCAGCAGCCAGTGCAGGTCGCCGGCCTCGATCCGCAGCAGGCCGCGGTGGGCGCCCAGCAACTGGCCGCGCACATGCTGGTGGCGCGCGGTGCGGCGTCGTCCGGGCACGCGCAGCTGGGAAGCGAGCACGCTGGGGCCGCCTTCGGTGTTCGCCAAAGCGGGGTCGATCAAGCGCGCTGGTGTCTGATCTGCCATATTGGTTGGCAGTTATACGGCAGAAACGCCCGCGCGCGAGCGCCACACTGGGCGCCCAATCTCACAGGAGCACCCTCATGCGGCCACAGGATATCCTCCCCGACCATCAGAACGAGGTGCAGGTGAACGGCCTCACCGTGCGCAAAGGCAGCGTCGGTGCCTTCCTGGCCAGCGTCCGCCACTGGCAGGATCCGGCCAGTTCCGCTGCCACCCGCGCCACTGCCGAGGCCGACCTGCGTGCACTGCTGCCCGGCCTGCACGCGCTGGGCCTGTTCCAGATCCTGGCCGCGCGCGACCCTGCGCTGCAGCGGCTGATCGACGCGGCGGCCTGAAACGCACAAGGCCCGGGCATGCCGGGCCTTGGCGTCAGGGCGGGGCGGAAGCGACTTGATCGCCTCCGTCCCCTTTTCTGTGGTCAGCCGCCCGGTGCGAATACCAGCGTGCGGCGGGTGGTGACCGGCGCGCCGACCGGCTCGAAGCGCCAGCGCTTCACCGCGTTCAGCGCCTCGCGATCAAACACGCGCGACGGGGTTGCACGCAGCACGCGGGCGTTGATCACCGAACCGTCCGTGCCGACCGTGATTTCCACCAGCACCTCGCCGGAAGTACCCGCACGCAGCGCCTCGGCCGGATAGCGCGGCGCCGGTGTGCTGACCGGGCGCAGGTTGGGTGCGGCAGCGGCGGCCGGTGCGGCGGCCTGGCGTGCCGCACTGGCCTGCTGGGCAGCGGCCTGCTGCTGCTTCTGCTCGGCCTCGCGACGGGCGGCGGCCTGGCGCTCGGCCTCCTGGCGCTCGTTGTCGCGGCGCGTGGCATCCTGCTGCGCGGCGATCTGCTTGGCGGCGTCGGCTTCCTTGGCACGCTGCTCGGCCAGGCGCTGCTGCTCGGTCTGCTGCTTGCTGCGGTCCTCGGCGTCCTTCTTCGCCTTCTCGGCTTCGGCCTCGGTGCGCTTGGCGGCGTTCTGCACGCCCTTGGCCAGGCCATCCTTCAGCCGCGGCAGTGCCGGCGCGGACGCATCCACTTTCTCGATCAGTGCCACCAGCCGCTGCGCTTCGGTGAAATCCTCGCGGCCCAGGTGCTGTTCGGCGGCGATCAGGGTGTAGGGCAGCAGATCGGTCAGTGCGCTCTTCACCGACGCATCGTCCGGCGTCTTGTCGCGCAGGGCGAGGTAGTACTCGATGGCGTTGTCGCCGGCCGGGGCATACATGCGGTTCTCGCGCAGGGCCTGGCTGGCCGATTCACGCAGCTGTTCGGTACCCATCGACTGCACCTTGGCCGCGACCGCCGGGGCGGCCGGTGCCGTGGCCGCCGGGGCGGCGCCCGGTGCCGGTGCGGGTGTTTCTTCCTTGCCCGAGCAGGCGGCCAGCGCCAGTGCCAGGGCAACCGGCAGCCACCGGCGCGCGGCGGTGATCGTTGAGACGTGCGACATCCTGCTCCCCTCTAGAAGACGACGTGACGTAAATCATTGATACGCATGGCCGGGACCTGCGGTCCGGGCGCGGCAGGGTGACGTTTCCCGACGCCACCGCCGGCAACGGCGAGGGTGCAATCTAGCATCCCGGCCACCGCCGCGTACAAGGGGCGATGGCCGGGATGGGGCAGCGGCGTCATGCCGCTGCCGGCAACGAGGTCAGTGGTCGTGCGGCTTGCTGTGGCTGTTGGACATCAGCTTGTCGGTCCAGGCGATGCCGATCGCCGACAGGATGAACACGCAGTGGATGATGGTCTGCCACAGCACACCGTCCGGGGTCAGGTTGGTGCACTGCGCCGCGGCGATGTTCTCGGCGGCCAGCGCCATGCGGTCCGGCGTGCAGAACGGCATGGCACCCAGCCCGCCACTGGCGATGAAGGTCTTCAGCAGGTGGATCGAGGAGATGCCGATGATCGCCATCGCCAGCTTCACCTTCAGCACGCTGGCGTTGACGTGGCTCAGCCATTCCGGCTGGTCCGGGTGGCCTTCCAGACGCAGGCGCGAGACGAAGGTCTCGTAGCCACCGACGATCACCATCACCAGCAGGTTGGAGATCATCACCACGTCGATCAGGCCCAGCACGATCAGCATGATCTGTTGCTCGCCCATCGACGGCGAGTGCGAGATCAGGTGCCACAGTTCCTTGCCGAACAGGTAGACATAGACGCATTGCGCCACGATCAGGCCCAGGTACAGCGGCAGCTGCAGCCAGCGCGAGGCGAAGATCAGGGTCGACAGGGGGGAGAGCGGCGGACGGTTTGCACTCATGCGGGGGATGCTGCGTTGCGGGGGAGTGGCGAGGTTACTGGCCCGCCATGACGGTGCCAACCCAACTCACGCACTAGACTTCAGGTTCCCTTCCGTACCCCGAGCCGCTGCCATGATCGACCTGTATTACTGGCCCACCCCGAACGGCCACAAAGTGACCCTGCTGCTGGAGGAAGCCGGCCTGGAGTACCGCATCCACCCGGTCAACATCGGCTCGGGCGAGCAGTTCAAGCCTGAATTCCTGGCCATCTCGCCCAACAACAAGATGCCGGCGATCGTCGACCACGCTCCGTCCGATGGCGGCGCACCGCAGAGCGTGTTCGAATCCGGCGCGATCCTGCTGTACCTGGCCGAGAAGACCGGCCGCTTCCTGCCCAGCGACGCGCGTGGCCGCGTCACCACCCTGGAATGGCTGTT
Proteins encoded in this region:
- a CDS encoding REP-associated tyrosine transposase — protein: MPRQARLMLAGYAYHVTQRGVNRGAIFVDDIDRQLFLHLLRSAFDKYHVALHAYVLMGNHIHLLATPTTPLGLANAMRVQGNNYVQAFNQRHGRSGPLWQGRFHSSMIDTDAYLLSVYRYIERNPVRAGMVTAAEDHPWSSAQGHLNQRDDPLLTPHPAFLAISPDTERRAALYAQFLRDTGASADVPAIRAHSSRQRPLGDAAFLQRVEETLGRSVVMRARGRPRKTGTEEANTT
- a CDS encoding AraC family transcriptional regulator, whose translation is MADQTPARLIDPALANTEGGPSVLASQLRVPGRRRTARHQHVRGQLLGAHRGLLRIEAGDLHWLLPAGHVAWIPPSLPHALVGADGFDGWSLYFSAAACMELPTTPRIFQPSTLLQAATMRALQWQQRALDAAQERLAGVIADEITASTPLPLALPQPRDRRLRRIAAALARAPHDNRSIEDWSASGGLSSRSLARHWLAETGMTLSQWRQRLRVLLALPHLLMGESVIRVALSLGYDTPSAFIAVFKREMGVTPARYGKGDGGD
- a CDS encoding energy transducer TonB, with the translated sequence MSHVSTITAARRWLPVALALALAACSGKEETPAPAPGAAPAATAPAAPAVAAKVQSMGTEQLRESASQALRENRMYAPAGDNAIEYYLALRDKTPDDASVKSALTDLLPYTLIAAEQHLGREDFTEAQRLVALIEKVDASAPALPRLKDGLAKGVQNAAKRTEAEAEKAKKDAEDRSKQQTEQQRLAEQRAKEADAAKQIAAQQDATRRDNERQEAERQAAARREAEQKQQQAAAQQASAARQAAAPAAAAAPNLRPVSTPAPRYPAEALRAGTSGEVLVEITVGTDGSVINARVLRATPSRVFDREALNAVKRWRFEPVGAPVTTRRTLVFAPGG
- a CDS encoding TIGR00645 family protein, whose protein sequence is MSANRPPLSPLSTLIFASRWLQLPLYLGLIVAQCVYVYLFGKELWHLISHSPSMGEQQIMLIVLGLIDVVMISNLLVMVIVGGYETFVSRLRLEGHPDQPEWLSHVNASVLKVKLAMAIIGISSIHLLKTFIASGGLGAMPFCTPDRMALAAENIAAAQCTNLTPDGVLWQTIIHCVFILSAIGIAWTDKLMSNSHSKPHDH